The sequence below is a genomic window from Pelmatolapia mariae isolate MD_Pm_ZW linkage group LG9, Pm_UMD_F_2, whole genome shotgun sequence.
CAGCCAGTAGTTTATACTACTACTTCTCTCCAAACAGCaactaacaacaacaacaataatgataataatttcataaaacaaaattttaagTAAGTTACAGAAAGTTGTTTGACTTGACCTCAATTACCAGTGAGTAACTTTAAGAATAAAATGTCTAAAATCTATAATATAGAACAGAGCCATGGGGACTAGAGTACAATATCATAATCAGAACTGTGTAAAAGTCCTGAGTCGGCccttgtttctttatattttgagttccaggtttaaaatacaaattctTCCACcgacaaggtgattcccaaagagccaTTACCTGAAAATTTGGCATGTCATGTGGTCGTAAAAAaatggtcataccaaatattgccTTTCAAACCGGTTTGAATCGTCCAAcatattatatattttgtttcatgttCTTCTTTATTTTGTCATCATTTCTAGCTGCCCCAACACACCCAGTGAGAAGACATGCACAACACAGGTTAttcttatatttgtttttatttttggtctTTCTTTAGAATACAAAACAGCAACCAAAGtcacaaaaataacatttacaaAACATGTTTAACTGAGGTGACCGAGGCAACATAGAAAAGCATGTCTGAAACAGTGACATTGGTGGATTTTTAGCCTGGAGACTTGAGGTAAGACAGCGAGCGATGTCGgaaaaagtcaaatatcttttaCAAACCGTTTGGAATTAGTGCCTTCATTCAGTAGTGCTATTCACAAATGGAGTTTAATATCATTACGGTGCCCTAACATGTCCACGTTGAGCGGTGATTTAATGATGTAGTGCTTCAAATCTGCCTAAGAGTAAATTCTTTAGAATGACATGTAAGTCTAAAATTCTAAGCATGTTGCACTGTATGGCACCATTCAGAATGGTTTCCGTTCGAGTCCCGCtctcacacgcacgcacgcgcacacacacacacgcacacacacgcacacacacacacgcacacacacacacacttcctgctCATCCACTCTTATTAAATGGGTGCAATTGACTTCTAATAACTTCCTATATTTGTTCCCCACCAAGAACACTTCTGGCTAAAATAAGTGAATACATCATATATCACCCAAGCAGGAGCAGCTTCAgacttttggggaaaaaaagaaagaaactgaaacaccatttgtttaaaagaaaaaaaagaaaaaaaaaaaagaaagtttaacAGGCcagaaaaagtaaaagtgtTGGAATGGCCACCAGTCACAGAGGCACAAACTCAAAGTCCCATCTTTTGTTCCTACAATACAAAAATGGTAAGACATTATGCAAACACTGCATCACTGAAAGAAAACGATAAAAACCACTTACCTAAACACAAAGCGGTGAAAAATAGTACAGTTTGGCCCGCGATGGACGGCGCAggtatgtttttgcatgaataAACGTttctcgtcttttttttttctttcacatttaAGACATAGTCACTGGTGATTCAGCATTGCAGAttattactctttttttttcttagttccTTTGGATTTGTGCCTTTTATTGAATTTGCATCTGTCACAGCAGGGAAAATTGAGCTAGCATTAATTTGTAaatctatatatacacatgcattcAACATCATATTTAATCCCCcaaattaaagagaaaaaaactatTCCAAACTCCTTTTTCACTACATACGAATTTAAACTATAAAAACCTGCATGAGAGTCCACATAGAGTTTGCATGGAGGCTTTGCAGTTTGACGTGAGATATGCAGCAGGTTTGTAGAGGTGCTGGCGCTGAGGGGGTGGGGGCGTGGGGGTATGGAATGCAGCCTTATTCCATTAATAGGGGTTGTGGGGATGGGCCTATTTGTCACCCCCTGCTTATCCAAATGGGACTCTATGTAGTTGGGTTTTAGATTCACATTATgctggaagaagaagaattggTAGCAGACGCTGCCAGGGCGGGGCAGGTCGTCACCACGAGAGAAAAACACTGGAGTGTGAATGCATATCTACCATCTTCCGGACCTGCAGAGAGAACACCGGGTGTAAACGTAAACCTTTAATCTGCACCTTTGACCAAACTTGTGATCCTTTTAAAACATACTCACgcttctctctcttcaccactgCGGGGGCACGTAGCTGTAGCTGGGTGTGCCAGGAGGCCGATATGTGGGCATCGTGACTGGGTGGGGAGCGACAGGCGCTGGCGATGGAGTTGTCAACAAAGTTCCTGAGAAGTGAAAGCCACAGGTAAAACTACAAATCGAACACATTTGTATCCTGGATAAGATTCAATAAACCGCTGCAGCTCACCAGCTGACATGGCCATAGTGGTGCCGGCTACCATGCCCATGGTGACACCGTTGTTGCGGGGAGGAGGGATAGGCGGGGCATACATCGCTGCAGGCATCCCATTGGGCTGGACCACTGTCGTGTGATGGATGACATGAGGCGGTGGAGCATACAGAGCCTGTGTGTAGTAAGGGCCTTGTTGTTGTGAAGGTATTAGTGCCTGGTGGACAAACAACCACACGTTACAGCTCAAGCACTGAGACTGGATGAAGAGGGGCAGCgtgttattaaaaatatacacataCAGCAAGGACTGACCTGTGCATAGGGGTTCTGTTGGGGGTAGGTGCTCCTGACAGGGTACACAGCAGTTGGGTAGGGGTTTGGGGAGGAGGAGTACGGTGGGACGGTCCCTGTGCTGGGAGAGCAGGACACTTTGAAGGGAGCACTTTGAGCATAGCCTGGAGAGGGAGGAAGACGGCTCATATTAGGGCCGTTTGCTCTGGGACAAAATAGCTGAAGCTTGGAAGAAACACTGGCTGTGCAGCTCAGTAAAACAGGACCCTCATAGAAGAGAAGCACACACACTTTTTAGGGTTATTAAGAGTCTCTTTGGaacttttattctttattacgTTATGTTTATAATTAATTCAAATCAAGAAGTCAGCTGTAACAATTTGACTCTTTTGAAGTGCATCAGGAAGATGTGTTTCAAGACCTATCAGATAAACTCCTGCAGATTTCAGCGTTACTTTCTTCTCACCGTTAGGGAAGCCTGGGTTTGCTCCTGCGTAGATGTTGGGAGTGTACACTGGAGCAGCTGCTGCGTATCCTAGAGGAAATCCAGCTGCCAAAaccagaaacaaaacaagaataTAATAGTATTCTCAATGCTGGGAGATATTTTCTTGTAATTATGCTTGTTTCTTAAACCACTATGCTTCAGGTTACCTGGATAACCTATACCCTTAGTGTTGGTAAAGGGGACCCCTGTTGGTGCAGGGCTGTATACTGGGTTCATTGTGGCTGTCTACTTGCAGATGCTGTAAATAAGAGAAGCACAGACAGGTTGGAATGATGCAATCATGCATGGAAATCAACTGCTGATCTGTGTGCCAGCAGAGCTCTTGTGGAAAGGATGGGCATGCGAATATGAAGCTTTCTGTTACTGTCGATTGTGACCCTGTTGTTCCAAAAACAGCACAGTGATTGTGAAAAGACTCCTCAGAATGTTTAAACAAAACCTTCAGTTCTGCTTTCAGAAACCTTAAGCATGTAAACTGGTTTGGTGTGCTTTCTTTAGAGCTTAGACTTTGACATACTCTCCATTTATTAGACTGCTGTTACTGTAGCTTTCCCATTCGTCACATTTCATTACGTTTATGTCATCGCATGTGCACAAACTACTACTTTTACCCAACGACACAGCTAAAAGGGATCACAAATAATAACCGTTGTCCCTCAGTGAAGACTGACAGCGGTCTGCATGATATGACCTTGCAAGGTCACGGTAACAAAAAAGCGAAGACTAGACTAATAAGCATTTTCTGATATTGTGTGCCGACATGCACCTATTACAGTTGTATTGGCATTACTATATATTCTGTTTGATattaaacataacacagagaagGTGCTTgcactatttttaaaaatggtgtcAACATGGTTCCTAATGCTCTCAGCACTGTCTAAAGCAGAAAGAGAGATGAGCGCAACTAGTCATTGTACAATGTTCGTGAGCAGTTTGTAAAAGACATTTTTGGAAAATTAATACACTCAGCTAGACctttcattttgcatttttgaTGCCATTCTGTTGTTCGGGTCAAACCTTAAATTTAACAAGGTGCTataaacattcctcagagatgtTACTCCACATTAACATGACGCTATCTCCTTCTCTCCATCTCACTCTCCTCTTCCTACCATGGGGTCTCGATCATGAGTTGGCTCTGCTCTCGGCCTCTAGAATTCCCTCCCAGCAAATATCCGTATCACTAACTCTCTCTCGCATCAGAACATCTCTTTAAACTGTGTGTAAGGTGACCTCGAATGTTTTGAAAGGCGCCTGAAACAAAATgcatcattattgttattacattttacagctttcttAGCGCATTTCCCGAAGAAACCTTGACTTTTGCTTCCCATGACGGACCCTGGGTTGATTTTAATGCATCTATGCTTCCACCTAGCGGTAGCTAAGAAACGTgagcatgaaaaacaaaaacacaaaaaacccttCCACCTCGTTACAAGGTGCTCATTCAAAGTGAATGGACTCTGGTAAATATAAATTCACAATTACACTTACTCGGGTTGCTATAAGCACAGTCACGCTACAATTGAATCCAGATTTAACTCCAGTTTATTTGATAGGCTGACTCTTTATAGGAAACTGAAATTAATCAAAACTTCTAATtttcaaagagagagagagaggaacaacaTAATTTAGCAATTCGGCTTTATTTGTGTTACTTTAACTATACTCTTTCACCCAAACACAGTGGACGACAGGGGCGAGAGAGGTGTGAAGCTATgcgtttctgtttttttggggggttttttttttcttcctggagGTTTTCTTAGACTAAAATCTAAATACGTGCTGCTCATCGGTAAGTCTTAAAGGCTGCTTTCGCCTTCCAAGCACAAACCCTCGGCAGTAACATGTGCCTTCTCAAAACATGACGTTCGATACGTCGCCTGCAAAAATTAAGATGGCAACCTGAAGTAGAAGAATTTGGAAAGGTGAACGCAGCGGGGCTTTGTTACCATCAGCTAGCTTAGCTCACAAGCTTCACGATCTTCACCACCTGCAGTTAGCCTAGCCTGTTTGTCGTCGTAGGTGAGCGTTGCTTTACACGCTGACCCGCTAATCACCTGTCTGACCGCGCAAAGCCGCCGGAGTGTCCCCGGACAGCAGACAGATGGGGGACAGCTCGTCAAGCAGGCCGCATAGCACAGGAGGCAGGCAGCCAGACAGCTGTGTCCTGCGGTGCAGCCTGTCCCGTTACCAGATAACACGCACATCTTTCTGTCCCGTTaacaaaaacccacaacaacTTACTGTTAGCTGCTCTGATCGTCAGTTAGTCACCTCCTCCGGTCTTGTgggttaaaatgaaataaagctaACTGCTGTTTTGCTCCCAGATGCTTTGCTTAACTCTTTTGAGCACCCCGCGTCACTTCCGTGGTGTCACGTggtatacaaattaaaaaataaaataatatactaTACTTTATATAAGATAccggttttgttttctttcaacaaCGTGTAAATCTCATGTTAAACAATGAAAACACCAGTAgttctttttaaattatcaTCATTAGTTTTCCGTCAAACACGATCTGAAAATAATTATCAAATCCAACCAACATGACGTAACAGGTCAGATAACGCCTTTTATTGGTAAACAACTGCATCGTCTTTTAATACGGTTCGTATTTTTTGCGACACAATCACAACACTTTTGACGTTGCAGCGGTGTAACGTCCAGTATCGCAACACTGCAACAGTACTGTGTAGCAACCCTCCTTGAACTCATTATGTCGGCTCTGCGG
It includes:
- the fam168b gene encoding myelin-associated neurite-outgrowth inhibitor, giving the protein MNPVYSPAPTGVPFTNTKGIGYPAGFPLGYAAAAPVYTPNIYAGANPGFPNGYAQSAPFKVSCSPSTGTVPPYSSSPNPYPTAVYPVRSTYPQQNPYAQALIPSQQQGPYYTQALYAPPPHVIHHTTVVQPNGMPAAMYAPPIPPPRNNGVTMGMVAGTTMAMSAGTLLTTPSPAPVAPHPVTMPTYRPPGTPSYSYVPPQW